The Candidatus Saccharimonadales bacterium genome includes a region encoding these proteins:
- a CDS encoding AAA family ATPase produces MSKFTLPQIYQNYLQRLNNLRVPQEKFVILFSGVPASGKTTLAERLSKHFSAVYISSDVLRSTIKEMYPSIKPDQLEKVAETFARDYYPQLFTLPNKFHVVDANLDVQLGMMEQYRQLGVPQFIIRINTDKDQLVERINGRSGHFQEKTLILRELDKKLSKHAKFMRNFSDLVSYTIDSREGFLFDELVRDIDKCRLSLEV; encoded by the coding sequence ATGAGTAAGTTCACTCTTCCGCAGATCTACCAAAACTATCTTCAGCGCCTCAACAATCTGAGGGTACCGCAAGAGAAATTCGTGATTCTGTTCTCAGGTGTTCCGGCCAGCGGGAAGACAACCTTAGCAGAGAGACTTTCGAAGCACTTCTCGGCTGTCTACATATCGTCCGACGTACTTCGCTCGACAATCAAGGAGATGTATCCGAGTATCAAACCGGACCAGTTGGAAAAGGTCGCTGAAACTTTTGCCAGAGATTATTATCCGCAACTATTCACGCTGCCAAATAAGTTTCACGTAGTTGACGCTAACTTGGATGTGCAGCTGGGAATGATGGAACAGTATCGGCAACTCGGGGTGCCCCAGTTCATCATTCGTATCAATACAGATAAGGACCAGTTAGTAGAGCGGATCAATGGGCGGTCAGGACACTTCCAAGAAAAGACCCTTATCTTACGTGAGTTAGATAAGAAACTATCTAAGCATGCCAAGTTTATGCGAAACTTCTCGGATCTTGTAAGCTATACAATCGACTCGCGAGAAGGCTTCTTGTTCGACGAGCTGGTGCGTGATATAGACAAGTGTCGACTATCGCTCGAAGTCTAG